The following coding sequences are from one Candidatus Nitronereus thalassa window:
- a CDS encoding thiamine pyrophosphate-binding protein, whose protein sequence is MIESDEVVKALEDIGCDFFTGVPDTLLAGVLDVLVERRLFTPAVREDEALAMAAGAFLGGKIPVVLMENSGLATGMNVLMSLHLIYTIPCVMLISWRGFEGNDASEHLVMGQTMPSLLDTIRIPHRTLSEKTMRDDLQWTAKTFMEQRIPVALLVKKGIVKTLQP, encoded by the coding sequence ATGATTGAGAGCGATGAGGTAGTCAAGGCATTGGAAGATATTGGGTGTGATTTCTTTACGGGCGTTCCGGATACTCTTTTGGCGGGTGTCCTCGATGTGCTAGTTGAACGCCGTCTATTTACTCCCGCCGTGCGAGAAGATGAGGCTTTGGCCATGGCCGCAGGGGCGTTTCTCGGAGGAAAAATTCCGGTGGTGCTGATGGAAAATTCTGGATTGGCCACGGGCATGAATGTGCTGATGTCCTTGCACCTCATTTATACAATTCCCTGTGTGATGCTCATCTCTTGGCGTGGTTTTGAGGGGAATGATGCTTCTGAACATTTGGTTATGGGACAAACCATGCCGTCATTGTTGGATACGATTCGAATTCCGCATCGAACGCTCTCTGAAAAAACCATGAGGGATGATCTGCAGTGGACCGCGAAAACCTTCATGGAGCAAAGAATCCCCGTGGCGCTTTTGGTCAAGAAAGGAATCGTGAAAACGCTTCAACCCTAA
- a CDS encoding thiamine pyrophosphate-dependent enzyme, with product MQSRAQAMAALLGLVTEQPLIICNGFPSREACKLRDRLHNFYMTGSMGMTASIGLGLALAQPDKQIIVFDGDGNVLMGMSSLATIGALKPKNFIHVVFDNEVYGSAGNQPTYSRMVRLDQIAKAAGYVNIERVWEREDILYEFKDMLSQEGPSFLLIKVNEQIEDADRVALAPADITKRFRSVMCP from the coding sequence ATGCAAAGTCGAGCCCAAGCTATGGCAGCCTTATTAGGGCTCGTCACGGAGCAGCCTCTTATTATTTGCAACGGGTTTCCTTCTCGTGAGGCGTGTAAACTTCGGGATCGTCTCCACAACTTTTATATGACGGGCTCGATGGGCATGACGGCATCCATTGGCTTGGGTCTCGCGCTAGCGCAGCCCGATAAACAAATCATAGTGTTCGATGGAGATGGAAACGTGCTGATGGGCATGAGCAGCCTGGCGACTATTGGCGCTTTAAAGCCAAAGAATTTTATTCATGTGGTTTTTGATAATGAAGTGTATGGGAGTGCGGGTAATCAACCTACCTATTCTCGAATGGTTCGACTGGACCAAATCGCGAAGGCCGCTGGGTATGTCAATATCGAGCGAGTCTGGGAACGTGAAGATATTCTCTATGAGTTTAAGGATATGTTGTCCCAAGAGGGCCCGAGTTTTTTGCTCATCAAAGTGAATGAACAGATTGAAGATGCCGACCGAGTGGCCCTTGCTCCGGCTGATATCACGAAACGATTTCGATCCGTGATGTGCCCGTGA
- a CDS encoding polyprenyl synthetase family protein, with protein MANGPPQVVSTSLSMEDVFEAYRNDLEEIEAHIRQNLDSEAPLINEIAAHILSSGGKRIRPLLLSLCARLNGYDPKEDLVLGSLIEFIHTATLLHDDVLDEADLRRGQQTARRIWGNHASILVGDYLYSRAMQQIAAFQNHEVNDVMAIACRKMAEGEILQLCATRQPLLTETDYLRIVEYKTGALVASACKVGAIIGGTSPAQQKGLYQFGLYLGIAFQLADDLLDYTANGDNLGKALGQDLMQGMITLPLLHLLRSCSVEERQDLVQKIESKSIEEKDLLKITTMMARYGSLEYTTRRSQEYIDAALLNLAPFEDSSAKRALTVVADYMVNRDR; from the coding sequence ATGGCTAATGGGCCCCCTCAAGTCGTATCCACTTCCCTTTCCATGGAAGATGTCTTCGAGGCCTATCGTAACGACCTTGAAGAGATCGAAGCGCACATTCGCCAAAATCTTGACTCCGAAGCCCCGCTGATCAATGAAATCGCCGCGCATATTCTCTCCAGCGGTGGCAAACGTATTCGTCCCCTACTGCTCAGCCTTTGTGCCCGCCTCAATGGCTATGATCCCAAAGAAGATTTGGTACTCGGCAGCCTGATCGAGTTTATTCATACCGCGACGTTACTTCATGACGACGTGTTGGACGAAGCAGATCTTCGCCGCGGGCAACAGACCGCACGCCGCATTTGGGGCAATCACGCAAGTATTTTGGTGGGAGATTACCTTTATTCGCGTGCGATGCAACAGATCGCCGCCTTCCAAAATCATGAGGTTAATGATGTCATGGCCATTGCCTGCCGCAAAATGGCCGAGGGTGAGATTCTGCAATTATGTGCGACCCGTCAACCATTGTTGACCGAAACGGACTACTTACGCATCGTGGAATATAAAACCGGAGCCCTAGTGGCCTCGGCCTGTAAAGTCGGGGCCATCATCGGTGGCACTTCTCCTGCGCAACAAAAAGGTCTGTATCAATTTGGATTGTATTTAGGCATTGCCTTTCAATTGGCTGATGACCTCCTGGATTATACAGCCAATGGGGACAACTTAGGCAAAGCCCTAGGCCAAGATCTCATGCAAGGCATGATTACGCTTCCCCTCTTACATCTCTTGCGGTCCTGCTCTGTAGAAGAGCGCCAAGACCTGGTACAAAAGATTGAATCCAAATCGATAGAAGAAAAAGACCTTTTGAAGATTACCACCATGATGGCACGATATGGATCGCTGGAATACACCACGAGGCGATCTCAAGAATATATCGACGCCGCACTCCTCAACCTCGCGCCCTTCGAAGATTCCTCAGCAAAACGCGCCCTCACTGTAGTCGCCGATTACATGGTCAACCGCGATCGGTAG
- a CDS encoding acyltransferase: MPKEQSIDDIQILRAWAILLVTIAHFQVYLIYWSSPFLKDFYYYFGGAFGVDLFFAISGFVIAKSLLPTLRNTQSTQEFFQAVKAFWIRRIWRLTPSSLLWIVLPLLLCLGFNESGAFFSLEANLRMAAAALLKVSNFYARTVWGQPEYKNVLSPYWSLSLEEQFYFILPLLVFFFRRKLIPLLLLIVSIQPFLHHGYFALGVMRSEALFLGVLIAIWQSHPTYNHWNPKFLQHAFPRVLFSWIIIGSLILLNSQIKLLPPGYSFGPAALVSGAAVLAASFNQNYFVKTHWLKSVLLWIGSRSYGLYLIHIPAFAASREIFHRGNPQNPVHLQGDFAIAFFVIFAILFTAFLAELNYRFFELPLRYKGKAIANKYFPEKTPEQILSSRELPAYH, translated from the coding sequence ATGCCCAAAGAACAATCTATTGATGACATTCAAATTCTTCGTGCCTGGGCAATCCTGCTGGTTACTATCGCCCATTTTCAAGTATACCTAATTTATTGGTCATCTCCTTTCCTAAAAGATTTTTATTATTATTTTGGCGGTGCATTCGGGGTCGACCTATTTTTCGCTATATCAGGGTTCGTCATTGCCAAAAGTCTGCTCCCGACACTTAGAAACACCCAGTCTACTCAAGAGTTTTTTCAGGCCGTAAAGGCCTTTTGGATCCGCCGCATTTGGCGCCTGACTCCCTCATCCCTACTTTGGATTGTTCTTCCCTTACTCCTGTGTCTCGGATTTAATGAGTCGGGAGCTTTTTTTTCCCTGGAAGCGAACCTTCGGATGGCCGCGGCAGCATTGTTGAAAGTTTCAAATTTCTACGCGCGCACGGTCTGGGGACAACCAGAATACAAAAATGTGCTCTCGCCTTATTGGAGCCTTTCGCTGGAAGAACAGTTTTATTTTATCCTACCCCTTCTTGTATTCTTTTTTCGTCGGAAGTTAATTCCCCTTTTACTCCTAATTGTGTCTATTCAACCTTTTCTACACCATGGATACTTTGCGTTGGGAGTCATGCGGAGTGAGGCGTTATTTTTGGGGGTGTTAATCGCAATTTGGCAATCACACCCAACCTATAACCATTGGAATCCCAAATTCCTTCAACATGCCTTCCCTCGTGTCCTTTTTAGTTGGATCATTATTGGTTCTCTCATTCTTTTAAATTCCCAAATAAAATTGCTACCCCCAGGTTATAGTTTTGGACCGGCAGCCTTGGTGAGTGGGGCAGCCGTTTTGGCAGCTTCGTTTAACCAGAACTATTTTGTGAAGACACACTGGCTAAAGTCGGTACTGCTTTGGATTGGATCACGTTCATATGGGCTCTATCTCATCCATATTCCAGCCTTTGCTGCATCAAGAGAAATTTTCCATCGGGGAAACCCACAAAACCCAGTTCACCTGCAAGGTGATTTTGCTATAGCATTCTTTGTGATTTTTGCCATTTTATTCACCGCCTTTCTCGCAGAACTAAACTATCGATTCTTTGAATTGCCCCTTAGATACAAAGGAAAGGCTATAGCCAACAAATACTTTCCTGAAAAAACACCAGAACAAATTCTTTCATCAAGGGAGTTACCTGCCTACCACTAA
- the queF gene encoding preQ(1) synthase — MKKKKPSSGGYTDLHAKCGITTSLPELETWPNQFSGYEITIEIPEYTAICPKTQLPDFGTITLHYMPNKACVELKSLKVYIHAYRNIGIFYENAVNRILEDLVKACKPKWAIVTGVFTARGGLSSTIKAMYPK, encoded by the coding sequence ATGAAAAAGAAGAAACCATCGTCTGGCGGATATACCGACCTTCACGCCAAATGCGGGATTACAACTTCGTTGCCCGAACTGGAGACGTGGCCCAATCAATTTTCCGGCTATGAGATTACGATCGAAATTCCTGAATACACCGCCATCTGTCCCAAGACTCAACTTCCAGACTTTGGCACCATCACCCTTCACTACATGCCGAATAAAGCCTGTGTGGAACTTAAATCGCTGAAAGTCTACATTCACGCCTACCGCAACATTGGAATTTTTTACGAGAATGCGGTAAACCGCATCCTTGAAGACTTGGTCAAAGCCTGCAAGCCCAAATGGGCTATCGTCACCGGAGTGTTTACTGCACGCGGAGGCTTGAGTAGCACCATCAAGGCGATGTATCCGAAATAA
- a CDS encoding CDP-alcohol phosphatidyltransferase family protein gives MDGTLNKPEVSTVDTAILLASSGVFDLTLATERSPVSALTRIGGLTLFQRTVFTLQRAGISQILALVGEEEQHLRSLIHQDDRVQAAIRWLPVREFPPGDPQTWETLANEIKGSCLILGCHMVFAPSLVESLREGVKDGQVLVAIGRPGDEGWKANPGVVMRADPHTSGITHRVIFQDQESTPPPEFNEGECRLAPTTDLVVLPARLLGISGSWKSPAGGPIRLALEQAAAEGIVKTISTTAQDYLDARGPKGLERAEQMLFRSLQTVKGSLDGLVDRYVNRKLSGALTRMFIKLGISPNVITIISMLIGLAGAACFAFGSYELGIIGALLFQFSVIVDCCDGEVARLTFAESAFGQELDIIADNVVHMAIFAGIASGAYFEGPWQHSPMPLVLGAVAIIANAFSFIFVNRVRHLKANSTAWRKINPAHRTRLEFILGNVANRDFSVVVLIFACLAFLPWFLWLSALGGAFFSLMMGWTLRRALLPQSS, from the coding sequence ATGGATGGCACGCTCAATAAACCTGAAGTGAGCACCGTGGATACGGCGATCCTTTTGGCGTCTTCCGGTGTGTTTGATCTCACATTGGCCACAGAGCGATCGCCTGTAAGCGCGCTGACCCGGATTGGCGGATTGACTCTTTTTCAGCGCACAGTGTTCACCCTACAACGAGCTGGGATTTCACAGATCTTGGCTTTGGTTGGTGAAGAAGAGCAGCATCTTCGGTCCCTTATCCATCAGGATGACCGAGTGCAAGCCGCGATTCGTTGGTTACCTGTAAGAGAATTTCCACCAGGGGATCCTCAGACATGGGAAACACTCGCGAATGAGATTAAAGGGTCTTGCCTGATTTTGGGATGTCATATGGTCTTTGCTCCTTCGCTTGTGGAATCCCTTCGCGAAGGGGTTAAGGATGGTCAGGTCTTAGTGGCTATAGGGCGCCCGGGCGATGAGGGATGGAAAGCCAATCCTGGTGTGGTAATGCGTGCTGATCCGCATACAAGCGGGATAACACATCGGGTAATATTTCAAGATCAAGAATCGACACCCCCCCCGGAATTCAATGAGGGGGAATGCCGGTTAGCTCCTACCACAGATTTAGTGGTGTTGCCCGCCCGGCTTCTTGGAATTTCCGGATCGTGGAAATCTCCTGCAGGTGGACCGATTCGTTTAGCACTGGAACAAGCTGCGGCCGAGGGAATTGTCAAAACTATCTCCACGACCGCTCAGGACTATCTTGATGCGCGTGGTCCCAAAGGACTGGAGCGAGCCGAGCAAATGTTGTTTCGCTCCTTGCAAACGGTTAAGGGCAGTTTGGATGGGTTGGTCGATCGGTATGTGAATCGAAAACTTTCCGGGGCGCTGACCCGGATGTTTATTAAACTCGGTATCTCGCCCAATGTGATCACTATTATCTCCATGCTCATTGGGTTGGCCGGAGCTGCATGTTTTGCTTTTGGTTCCTATGAATTAGGAATTATCGGGGCGCTGCTCTTTCAATTCTCGGTCATTGTGGATTGTTGTGACGGCGAGGTGGCAAGGCTGACATTTGCGGAGTCTGCTTTTGGACAAGAGTTGGATATTATTGCTGATAATGTGGTGCATATGGCCATTTTTGCAGGGATTGCCAGTGGTGCCTATTTTGAAGGTCCTTGGCAACATAGTCCCATGCCCCTGGTGTTGGGGGCGGTTGCGATTATCGCCAATGCGTTTTCGTTTATATTTGTGAATCGGGTTCGGCATCTGAAAGCCAATTCTACAGCCTGGCGGAAAATTAATCCCGCCCATAGAACGCGGCTAGAGTTTATTTTGGGGAACGTGGCGAATCGTGACTTTTCTGTGGTGGTCTTAATTTTTGCCTGCCTGGCATTTTTGCCGTGGTTTTTATGGTTGAGTGCGTTGGGCGGGGCATTTTTTAGTTTGATGATGGGGTGGACCCTTCGTCGAGCGCTTCTTCCTCAATCTTCCTAA
- a CDS encoding pyridoxal-phosphate-dependent aminotransferase family protein: MILLNPGPVNVSERVRKALTFPDMCHREPECAELIQNIRQKLLKAFVPGAESEYTAIILTGSGTAAVEAAVLSCLPVGKRVLTVNNGVYGQRISDIVASQRLGVPEIKLEWDEVPDPEKIRTALKHHPEVQTLALVHHETTVGLINPVNEIAQIVDDMGRVCVVDSVSGLGGEALQVAGSHMYVVAGTAGKCIQGFPGVSFVLIRRGFIERVSKYPKRSMYLNLPRYFEAQEQGTVPFTPAIQVYAAFNEALSELLEEGVKNRIKRYATSAAFLRDQLAALGVKTLLPAERQSNSLTSFFLPDGRTYQELHDGLKERGYVIYAGQGLLSNKIFRVANMGNLTQADFEGFVSAFKEII; encoded by the coding sequence ATGATTTTGCTTAATCCAGGACCGGTCAATGTTTCAGAACGAGTGCGAAAGGCACTGACGTTTCCCGACATGTGCCATCGAGAACCCGAATGTGCGGAGCTCATTCAGAATATTCGACAAAAATTACTTAAAGCCTTTGTGCCAGGGGCCGAGTCAGAATATACCGCCATCATCTTAACCGGATCAGGTACTGCGGCAGTGGAGGCCGCGGTGCTTTCCTGTTTACCAGTTGGGAAGCGGGTCTTGACGGTTAATAATGGCGTGTATGGGCAACGTATTTCGGACATTGTCGCCAGCCAACGGTTGGGGGTGCCAGAGATTAAGTTAGAGTGGGATGAAGTGCCTGACCCCGAGAAAATCCGGACCGCGCTTAAACATCACCCCGAAGTCCAAACGTTAGCCCTCGTGCACCATGAGACGACCGTGGGCTTAATCAACCCCGTGAATGAGATCGCACAGATTGTCGATGACATGGGCCGCGTGTGCGTGGTGGATTCCGTCAGCGGTTTGGGAGGAGAGGCGCTCCAAGTCGCGGGCTCGCATATGTATGTTGTGGCGGGAACCGCAGGAAAATGTATCCAAGGATTCCCCGGCGTCTCGTTTGTGTTGATTCGGAGGGGATTTATTGAACGAGTCTCCAAATATCCTAAGCGCTCCATGTATCTGAACCTACCACGCTATTTTGAAGCGCAGGAACAAGGCACTGTGCCCTTTACGCCTGCTATTCAGGTCTATGCCGCGTTCAATGAGGCATTGAGTGAACTGTTGGAAGAGGGCGTGAAAAATCGGATCAAGCGTTATGCCACTTCTGCGGCGTTTCTTCGGGACCAACTGGCGGCCTTGGGGGTGAAGACCCTTCTGCCAGCTGAACGACAATCGAACTCTTTGACGTCGTTTTTCTTGCCAGATGGGCGTACCTATCAAGAGTTACATGACGGATTAAAGGAACGGGGGTATGTCATTTATGCTGGTCAAGGTTTGTTGAGTAATAAGATTTTCCGTGTGGCCAATATGGGAAATTTAACCCAAGCCGATTTCGAAGGGTTCGTCTCGGCCTTTAAGGAAATTATTTAA
- a CDS encoding flippase-like domain-containing protein has product MIRLIFLAIGLVALTALVWHVGPSQILQTIQQLGFVSIVIILLPLLVVYVLEAYGWKLTLGRWADRVGFLRLFFVRTAGEAINASTPTGMVGGEPMKAYLLKQYDVPMVEGLASLVTAKTAMVLAQILFMLLGICLMVGILGGSDHNVLAAAVGLGMLAFGLLMLFMIQRHGIGMGLLTILRKIRLPMKFLESREAQLLDLDNTIRGFYQERAGIFRVTVLVYFVAWAIETFEVYAILFFLGVDVTLLVAFSIAAISVLIKGAGFFIPGSLGAQEGGYLVLLLSFGFDEVTGITFALIRRMREILWIMVGLLVLAILKEKSPLPSTTLTS; this is encoded by the coding sequence ATGATTCGACTCATCTTTCTTGCCATTGGCTTGGTCGCGCTCACCGCATTGGTGTGGCATGTCGGTCCTTCTCAGATTCTGCAAACGATCCAACAACTTGGGTTTGTTTCCATTGTCATTATTTTGCTTCCTCTCCTTGTGGTCTATGTTCTTGAAGCCTACGGATGGAAACTGACGTTGGGGCGTTGGGCAGATCGTGTGGGGTTTCTTCGATTGTTCTTTGTCCGAACAGCCGGAGAAGCCATCAATGCATCTACCCCCACCGGGATGGTGGGTGGAGAACCCATGAAGGCCTATTTGCTCAAGCAATATGATGTTCCAATGGTTGAGGGGCTGGCCTCGCTGGTCACGGCCAAGACCGCCATGGTGTTAGCGCAGATACTCTTTATGCTCTTGGGAATATGTTTAATGGTGGGGATCCTTGGTGGGTCTGATCATAACGTGTTGGCGGCGGCCGTTGGCCTGGGAATGTTAGCCTTTGGTCTTCTCATGTTGTTTATGATTCAACGCCACGGGATTGGCATGGGGCTTCTTACGATTCTTCGAAAAATCCGATTGCCCATGAAATTTTTGGAATCTCGGGAAGCCCAGCTGTTGGATTTGGATAACACGATCCGGGGGTTTTATCAGGAGCGCGCAGGAATTTTCAGAGTTACGGTCTTGGTTTATTTTGTCGCATGGGCTATTGAAACTTTTGAGGTCTATGCTATTTTATTTTTCCTGGGGGTGGATGTGACTCTGCTGGTCGCATTTTCCATTGCCGCTATTTCTGTGTTAATTAAAGGCGCTGGATTTTTTATCCCTGGCAGTCTCGGGGCCCAAGAAGGTGGGTACTTGGTGTTACTGTTGAGTTTTGGATTCGACGAGGTGACAGGTATTACCTTTGCCCTGATTCGTCGCATGCGAGAAATTCTTTGGATTATGGTTGGCCTACTAGTCCTTGCTATCTTAAAAGAGAAATCTCCCCTACCCTCCACCACCTTAACCTCGTAA
- a CDS encoding phosphocholine cytidylyltransferase family protein, translating to MNAVILAAGVGRRLHVLTQHHPKCLLSIGGKTLLIRYLDSLTTLGVSRITIVVGYKQELIRKAVAEWEGSVPVHFLVNDDYARGSIVSLWVARTALDDDTVIMDADVLFHPTILERLVKSCYPNALLMDESVVQDPETREECMVVVQQGRVIALSKQMPDTYDDAGESVGFLKLSGNDAPSLLQSVEKRISQGLLDMEHEDALRDFFRSTTVGVEKIGGLPWIEIDFPEDVARAQNDVLPKFSEHGRE from the coding sequence ATGAACGCAGTAATTTTAGCGGCGGGGGTTGGACGACGTCTCCATGTCTTGACTCAGCATCATCCGAAATGTCTGCTTTCGATTGGTGGAAAAACCTTACTGATCCGATATCTTGACAGTTTAACAACCTTAGGTGTGTCTCGCATTACCATAGTGGTCGGGTATAAGCAGGAGTTGATTCGCAAGGCCGTGGCTGAATGGGAGGGCTCGGTTCCCGTCCATTTTTTAGTGAATGATGACTATGCGCGTGGGAGTATCGTGTCGTTGTGGGTCGCGCGGACGGCTCTGGACGATGACACGGTCATTATGGATGCGGATGTGTTATTCCATCCCACTATTCTAGAGCGGCTGGTCAAGTCTTGTTATCCCAATGCCTTGCTGATGGATGAATCCGTGGTCCAAGATCCCGAAACGCGTGAGGAGTGTATGGTGGTGGTTCAACAAGGCCGCGTGATCGCTCTCTCAAAGCAAATGCCAGATACGTATGATGACGCAGGTGAAAGTGTAGGATTTTTGAAGCTCAGTGGCAACGATGCTCCAAGTTTATTACAATCGGTTGAGAAACGGATCAGCCAAGGACTTCTGGATATGGAACATGAAGATGCACTGCGAGACTTTTTCCGTTCCACGACCGTCGGGGTAGAAAAAATTGGTGGCCTGCCGTGGATCGAAATAGACTTCCCTGAGGATGTGGCCCGTGCGCAAAATGACGTGTTGCCGAAGTTTTCTGAACATGGTAGGGAATAA